The proteins below are encoded in one region of Doryrhamphus excisus isolate RoL2022-K1 chromosome 4, RoL_Dexc_1.0, whole genome shotgun sequence:
- the LOC131128680 gene encoding ATP synthase subunit alpha, mitochondrial yields the protein MLSVRVAAALVRTLPRRAGLVSKTVPAACIGVNHLHTHRPWLQKTGTAEVSSILEEKIMGADTSADLEETGRVLSIGDGIARVYGLRNVQAEEMVEFSSGLKGMSLNLEPDNVGVVVFGNDKLIKEGDIVKRTGAIVDVPVGEELLGRVVDALGNAIDGKGPLGSKTRRRVGLKAPGIIPRISVREPMQTGIKAVDSLVPIGRGQRELIIGDRQTGKTAIAIDTIINQKRFNEGTDEKKKLYCIYVAIGQKRSTVAQLVKRLTDADAMKYTIVVSATASDAAPLQYLAPYSGCSMGEYFRDNGKHALIIYDDLSKQAVAYRQMSLLLRRPPGREAYPGDVFYLHSRLLERAAKMNDNFGGGSLTALPVIETQAGDVSAYIPTNVISITDGQIFLETELFYKGIRPAINVGLSVSRVGSAAQTRAMKQVAGTMKLELAQYREVAAFAQFGSDLDAATQQLLNRGVRLTELLKQGQYSPMAIEEQVTVIYAGVRGHLDKMEPSKITKFEKAFLQHILSQHQDLLAAIKADGKISEASDAKLKQIVLNFLSSFE from the exons ATGCTTTCTGTGCGAGTTGCTGCAGCGTTGGTCAGGACCCTGCCTAGAAGGGCTGGACTC GTGTCAAAGACTGTGCCAGCAGCCTGCATTGGGGTCAACCACCTCCATACACACAGACCATGGCTGCAGAAAACTG GCACAGCAGAGGTGTCCTCTATCCTGGAGGAGAAGATCATGGGAGCAGATACCTCCGCTGACTTGGAAGAGACTGGGCGCGTGCTGTCCATCGGTGATGGTATTGCCAGGGTGTATGGACTGAGGAACGTCCAGGCTGAAGAGATGGTGGAATTCTCCTCTGGACTCAAG GGTATGTCTCTGAACTTGGAGCCCGACAACGTTGGTGTTGTCGTGTTCGGTAACGACAAGCTGATCAAAGAAGGTGACATTGTCAAGAGGACCGGCGCCATCGTGGATGTCCCTGTCGGGGAAGAGCTGCTTGGTCGTGTGGTGGATGCCCTGGGAAACGCCATTGATGGAAAG GGTCCTCTGGGATCTAAGACACGTAGGCGTGTTGGTCTGAAGGCCCCCGGTATCATCCCCCGTATCTCTGTGAGGGAGCCCATGCAGACTGGCATCAAGGCCGTGGACAGTCTGGTGCCCATTGGCAGAGGCCAGCGAGAGCTCATCATTGGTGACAGGCAGACTGG CAAAACCGCCATTGCCATCGACACTATCATCAACCAGAAGCGTTTCAACGAGGGCACTGACGAGAAGAAGAAGCTGTACTGCATCTATGTGGCCATCGGACAGAAGAGGTCTACCGTGGCTCAGCTGGTCAAGAGGCTGACGGACGCTGATGCCATGAAGTACACCATTGTGGTCTCTGCCACCGCCTCCGACGCGGCCCCCCTGCAGTACCTGGCCCCATACTCGGGCTGCTCCATGGGCGAGTACTTTAGGGACAACGGCAAGCACGCCCTCATCATCTATGACGATCTGTCCAAGCAG GCCGTTGCCTACCGTCAGATGTCCCTGCTGCTGCGTCGTCCTCCCGGTCGTGAGGCGTACCCCGGCGACGTCTTCTACCTGCACTCGCGTCTACTGGAGAGGGCCGCCAAGATGAACGACAACTTCGGGGGCGGCTCCCTCACCGCTCTCCCCGTCATCGAGACCCAGGCCGGCGACGTCTCCGCCTACATCCCCACCAACGTCATCTCCATCACAGACGGCCAG ATCTTCTTGGAGACTGAGCTGTTCTACAAGGGTATCCGTCCTGCCATCAACGTGGGTCTGTCTGTGTCCAGAGTGGGTTCTGCTGCCCAGACCAGAGCCATGAAGCAG GTGGCTGGTACCATGAAACTGGAGCTGGCTCAGTACCGTGAGGTGGCCGCTTTTGCTCAGTTTGGTTCCGATTTGGACGCCGCCACCCAGCAGCTCCTCAACAGGGGCGTCAGGCTCACCGAGCTGCTCAAGCAGGGACAGTACT CTCCCATGGCCATCGAGGAGCAGGTAACGGTCATCTACGCTGGGGTCAGGGGTCACCTGGACAAGATGGAGCCCAGCAAGATCACaaagtttgagaaggccttccTGCAGCACATCCTCAGCCAGCATCAAGACCTGCTCGCCGCAATCAA GGCTGATGGCAAGATCTCGGAGGCATCCGATGCTAAACTGAAGCAGATAGTTCTCAACTTCCTGTCCAGTTTTGAGTAA